Genomic window (Dictyoglomus thermophilum H-6-12):
GAGGAGTTTTAACTGGCTGATTCTTATTTTCCCTGCCTGGCCTCTTGTACCATTTACTACCGTTCAGGGCGAAGCAATAGTGGCTTTGAGGATATATGATCAAGCAGGGAATGAGGTATTATTTGATCAAACTGGTGCTGTAAGAAACGGAATGTGGTTCTTTGGAGATTTTGTATCAGGAAGTTCTGTAATAAAAGGAGCAGTAAATGATTGTATCAATATACTTACTTCTAGGATGAATTTACGATAGTTCCTCATTCTTAAATGGAAGGGGAGAGATACACTCTCTCCCCTTTTAATCTTCTTACTTTTGTCTTTAAGTAAAAAAATAATTTCTTGTTGTGTAAAAATTATTACTTTAAAATATTTTTTAAAAACTCTTTTAAATCCTGTCTATTCCTTTTATTTATTTTTTTCTTTATCATCTTTAAATTAATTCTTAGTGTATATTTTTAAAAATTCGTTAATGTGGTATACTAACACAAATTAATTGGGGAGGTGTACTATGAAAAAGAAAAGTATTCTTTTTGGGGTCCTTACAGTTATTCTTTTCTTTTTAATGATCGCCAATTTAGGAGCTCAGACAAAAAAGGTAAGACTTAGTATTATAGATGTAGCAGGTAATTTGCAATTAACAAAACCAGCTATTGAGGCTTTTAAAAAGGCAAATCCTGATTTAATTGAAGATATAGAGTATTTAAAGGCTACGGCTCCAGAACTTCCAGCTAAGATAAAAGCACAGCAAATGGCAGGGAATATTACAACTACGATGGTACTTACAGGATATGATGCTATGGCTTCTGGTCTTGAAATGGATCTTTGGGAGAATATTTATCCTACTTATAAACAATATTTTCCCAATTTAGAAAGTAGGTATTTACCAGGAGCAAAAGCTGCATTTGATCTTTTTAAGGGGTATGGAATAGTAGTTACATATTGTCCTGGTGGTCCAATGTTTACCTATAACCCTGAAAAGGTTAAAAAGGTTCCACAAACAGCTGAGGAGCTCCTGGAGTGGGCAAAACAGAATCCAGGAAAGTTTATGTATGCAAGACCTGCCAATTCTGGACCTGGAAGGGCTTTCTTACAAGGTTTACCTTATATTCTTGGAGATAAGAATCCCAAGGATCCTAAAACCTGGGATAAGACATGGGCATATCTAAAAGAGCTTGATAAATATATAGATTATTATCCTACAGGAACAGCAATAACCTTCAGAGAGTTAGCAGAAGGTACAAGATGGATTATAGCAAGCCATCTTGGTTGGGACATGAACCAGAGAATTTTAGGGGTAATACCTTCTAATTTTAAAGGCTTTTTCTTAAAGAATACGACTTGGGTGACAGATGCCCACTTTATGTGTATGCCTAAGGGACTTGATGAGGCAAGAAAGAAAGCTACTTTACAGCTTATGGCGTGGCTTTTAAGAGCAGAAATGCAAGCTTTAACCTATGATGATGGTTATTTCTATCCTGGACCTGCCATTAAGGGTGTACCATTAAGCAGTGCTCCAAAGGAAACTCAAGATAAGATAAAAGCAGCAATGAGGCCTGAATATGAAAAAGCAATAAAGGAATTTCCATCTACCACACAGCTTGGAGCAAAAGAACTTGTAGAAGCTTTTGATATGTGGGATAGAATGATAGGGGCAAAAGTTAAGTAATAAAAGAGTATACTGAGTAAGGAGGGGGGTATATAGAAATCTTAGGAATATAGGGGGCAAAAGATGAGAGAATTTAAGGAGCTTAGGATTACAGGATTAAATAAATATTATGGGAATAAAAAAGTTGTCGACAATTTTAATTTGACCATAAAAAATGGAGAATTTGTAACTTTATTAGGCCCTTCTGGCTCTGGTAAATCTACAGTTTTAAATTGTATAGCAGGCTTAATTCCTATAGATGGGGGAAGTATATACATTGACGACGAATGTCTCGATGATGGTAAAAATTTTGTGCCTCCTGAGAAAAGAAATTTTGGAATGGTTTTTCAAAATTATGCCTTGTTTCCTCATTTAAGTGTCTTTGATAATGTGGCTTTTGGTCTAAGATTGAGAAAGCTAC
Coding sequences:
- a CDS encoding ABC transporter substrate-binding protein, producing MKKKSILFGVLTVILFFLMIANLGAQTKKVRLSIIDVAGNLQLTKPAIEAFKKANPDLIEDIEYLKATAPELPAKIKAQQMAGNITTTMVLTGYDAMASGLEMDLWENIYPTYKQYFPNLESRYLPGAKAAFDLFKGYGIVVTYCPGGPMFTYNPEKVKKVPQTAEELLEWAKQNPGKFMYARPANSGPGRAFLQGLPYILGDKNPKDPKTWDKTWAYLKELDKYIDYYPTGTAITFRELAEGTRWIIASHLGWDMNQRILGVIPSNFKGFFLKNTTWVTDAHFMCMPKGLDEARKKATLQLMAWLLRAEMQALTYDDGYFYPGPAIKGVPLSSAPKETQDKIKAAMRPEYEKAIKEFPSTTQLGAKELVEAFDMWDRMIGAKVK